The genomic segment TCCATCGGTACAGGCCCGACACGGCCCATACCGAGTGGCGCCGTCGGAAAATCAATACGGTGCCCAGTACCAGCACCAGTTCCGCCCACCTTGATGGCGACATTTAGCATGTGCCGATTAGCTAACCATAGGAAAGCCCACTAGTCATATCCTTCGTTTGCTTAGACAAACCAGTGGATCCACATGTCATATTGTTAGGATAACAATAATACATCGTATAAGTCTTCTGCTTGATGAATACATCGTATAAGCAATAAAAAATGTGGGGTGCTATTGGTAGAGAAATGAACAAGTTATCAGGTATTTCACCGCTTGCGTGCAACCACGTAGCTCAAAAAACATGTCATGTGCCAATGTTTTGACCAAGATATCAGTGTAAATAATTGGTAGTGTATGGGGAAGTTAAAGATAGAAGAATATGATGAAAGCAAAATGGAGAAAAAATGTAAATGGAACCAATCTGATATAATAATGATCAAAGGTTAAGGAAAAGGGATAAAGCTTGACATATAAACAAAAATTCAATTAAGTTATCAAATCTGAGAAGGTGGTGTTAAGGTTTGGTACGGTTGCAGGTGAAGGGCATAGTAGCTACAGAGGTTACTATATCAAACTAATAGAGCTTTAGTTAAGAGATGCTCAAACCATGAGTACAGCTGAACTCCATCTTCAAATTTTGCgggtttgttttttatttttctgaggGAAGAATTCCATCTTCATAAATATTTTGTATTGTACATCTCTTCTCTAGATTGTATAACAATTAAATTTTAGCTTCTATTCTTATAAAACAGCTTTCTTGGAAAATATACTTGATTATCCCCTCATATCGATTCACTCTCAATCCTCATGTTTGACATTAATCTGTACTGTTGAACTTGGGTTTTTGCTTTTCTAACTCAGTAGTTTTGGTGTACCTTCAGAATTACCAAATTGTTCGCCTCATGATACAATCTCCACTCCGTATCTGGACGAAATCAAAATTTCCAACCGGAAGGAAGATCGGTAACATACTTTGCAAAAGCACGtgattaatattttcaaaatcTTTCCTTGGCTAGGATTACATGCTTTAAACTCCTCATTGTGTTTTTAAACATCCTCTTTGTTGCAGAACAATTCACGGCCGGGAATATGTTTACAATTGGAAATGAAACTCTTTGCCACAACACGAGTATTGTGGATTCATGGATGGCAGAGGATGatgggaaggaagagaggagagttgttattattattattattattattattattattattattattatttctccGGTTTCTGATCTTTGTTCTATTACCACAAGGTAGTTGGGCAAGTTATTGGGATTTTATGGGAGTTATGATAGCTATATGGAATAGATATCACCATGGAATAACTCCATGAACCATAAATGGATCAGACTCGAGCAAGCTATCATGGGCGCCTAATCTTGGTTTCCAACAGTACCAACATCCCATGTCAAATCCCCTTCCATTGGCATTGGGTGTATGaagcatttctttttctctccattACTATGGATACTTATCATTAATGTCTAACGGAACAGATGAATTGAGAATGTAAGAGGCATAGAAAGATCTAACCTGTCCATGAGCATACCAGGGCTGATATGGGCTCTTTGGCTTCAACTTTAGCTGCTGCGCTAGTTTGGCAATCTGACTTCGAGTCCCAGTGAGAGGCACCACAGAATCCTGGTCTCCACTGCCACATGGAGCATAagatataaataaatatggaaAACAATTGCGATCAATATACATGCAGCCTACGAAATACCTAAAAATCCAGACAGGCAATCCTTTTTTCACAAGGCGAGCCAGTGTCGGGATCATATCTGTGAGCtgattggtagcattataattCACAATCCTGCACCAAGATATAATTCATTTCACAATAAAGCTGAAAGTGAGAAAGGAATGAAAGGAGAGAATAAGTACACATTACACACATTAATGTATTACAGACCTGCTGCAAGCCTCccagggataagggagagaggtGAGATTCGCATGCAGGGCTTTTTGAACATCAGGCTTGTTTAGATAGCGAGTGATTTCATGGTCGATGCACACATCTGTTGCATCCTTCTGCCCTGCCACTCCCATCTGCTTGCACCCATGGTGTTTTGATGCAATACCAAAATTAATTGTAATGATCAATTCAAAACCAAATAAACAAAGCAAGAAGAGCACAGGGTTTCCTAGGGACCCTCTCCTTTGTTCCTCAAGCTCCCAGGAAAGCAAACAATGCAATCAAATGGAACTGACTCAAGCACAGATGGCAAATTGGACCAAACCAACGTAAACAAAATATTTCAAGAACACAAATAGCtattgaaaaaaagaaagaaaaaatttacAGCCAGGCAACTTTTTAAGCTATGAGGATCCATGCCGGCATATATTTGGTACCATATATTCACTACAAAAATTCAGGTTTACTGACGAAAAATTTGgtcataaaattttttattcatCATTAAAAGATTTTCGTAACCATAATTATTTCATCGTTAGGTGGTCACTAAAAGGCCTGTAGCTAAAAGTTTTAGTGACGAAAATATAAAATCGTCAATAGAACTATTATATTTGCTGATGAAACACAAATGGTTGTTAAAGGCAAACCATTAGTGATGATTTTATTTGTGGCAAAAGATTAAAAATTATTGTTAAAGATGATGACTTGATAAGAAATTAATAACCAAAATTGAGTTTTAATGAGAATTTAATGTTGTCGCTAACAATCTTTTTTCCTGACGAATTCTTTTTGGTCACAAAAGGCTAATATATTTAGTGATGAAATGGAAATGATCATTAAAGataaatacttgtaatgattttttttgatgataaaagATTGAAAAATTATCGgcaaataattcaaaaattatccAACGAAATCCCAATCTATATCTATTGACCAATCAGATTTGGATGGAAATATTATGGATTTGAATATGTTTTTTCATATACATAAGACCTCATGGATATTTGTGTACTACTTAGCCACCATGATAGCATTAACTTCTTATACGAAGTTAATGCTTGATTATACTTATTTAATGCTTTCACATTATAACATATACTTATTTCaaatattttgaaatattttatattttaataactAATTATTTTCATAAATAATTTAATCATCTGTTTttggcaaaaaataaaagataaataattttttattattatttataatatcaTGAAAATCTTCCAAttaaaatatttgaaatatcaataatttcaatatatttctataattgtatatattttttctacAGTTATTTAAAATTAGATAATTCATGACTCTTTTTAAAATTAGATTTGGATGATATCACTATTTCAACATTAATGTATAAGATTTTAGTAACAACATAATGTATCGATACTAAACATATAGATTTTTAATGACCACTTGATAAGCTCATCATTAACATCGTCGCTAAAGACATATGATTTAGTGACGAATCATAAAATCGTCATGAGTACATTGATCAATATTGATTTTAGTACAAAAAATTATGACAACATATATACTATATCATCACTAAAAATATAGAGCTTTAATGACTACTTTATCATCTTGACACTACAAGATATATACCTATAGTGACTATTTTAAAATATCATCTCTAAAGACATAAGTTTTAGTGTTGaattataaatttatcattAGTAATTTGACCAATATCGATTTTGACACCAAATTTATGACAACATAATATATCATCACTAAAAATATGGACTTTTATTAACCACTCTATAAGTTTGTCATTAAAAGTATATATCTACAGTGATCATTTTAAAATATCACCACTAAAGACATAAATTTTATTGGTGAATCATAAAATCATCTTTAGTGAGTTGACCAAAATTGATTTTGGCACCAAACTTATTTTTCCACCTTAAAAAAGATCTATTTAATGATGAATTTTTTGtgataaaacaaaaaatagtcacagaaatatatatattgtgacagCATTTTGTTTCATCATTAAAGATATAGACCAAAATGGTTTGTTGTGACCAGTTCTGATTTTCATCACTAAATATGAGTTTTTTGTGATTAAACTTATATGTCGTCACTAAAAATTCCTCACTAAAATTCTGAATTCTTGTAGTGATtggatagattttggatacttatatgatGCCAAAGCTGCCCTAGTGATGACCTATTTGGGACCTATTTCATGGACCTGGTTTATGGACCATGTGAACTAGGAGCCCTGCAGTATAGACCTATTTGGTACTAACCACAGGATCATGGCGTTTGTGATTgcatttaattggatttgtAATAGGACTTGGACTCTTAGCCTAACAAGGACTATAGAGGTAGTATATATGCGAGGACCaacaaactcaaataatattagattttgtctttttttttactCATAAGGTCATACTGACTCCTTGATCTAATAGACTGGTCTAAAACTTGGATCCAAACCCAATTTATCTGGGAACAAGATCAAGCTAGACTTAGAGACAGAATCATAAAGCCATAAACCACTGAAGGCCCGGAGTCAGGTGAGGCACCACACATTAATGGATGGATTGTGCTTGCAAAGGAAATGATAAAGCCAACTAAATCTCTCATTGCATGGAAATACCTAGAAACAGGTTTCAATTAAAACGATTAATCCATGAGATAGCAAGCAACATGCAGCCTCTGCAGCTTGATGTGGTGAAAAGAACTGAATGCTCGGAAAGCAAAGGGAAAAATACATACAATGATGGCATAAAGTACGCACCAGTTTGTGGAGGAGGATGGCTTGGTGTAGGATGGGAGGAGGACAGACATCGGCGGTGACGTCGTAGATGTTGATGTAGCTCCCCATCTCATTTCTTGCAGAAGCTAGGAAGGATGTGCACCCTCCCTTCTTCCCTTCCCTTTTCTCCTCATCTAGTATTGCTCCCTCTCCACCCATGTAGCCATATCTGAAGTCACACCAGCGAGAGACACCATGGAACGTCTCGTCAGATATCACCCCATGCGACCAAAGGAAGGAGTAGGTTGCACTCGTATCTATCCCATAGTTCAGCAGTGGGTTTCCTATCTGCATGCCAATTAGTAAATGAAACGTAACATCAAACTTTACTACGTTCACATGGATACGTAGTTATTATCACAATTATCAGTCTATGGTGATGTTCTGACTTCTGAAATTTCTGATTCAATGCCATCAAAACCTATATAGCATTGAAGGAAAATTTTATAAACAGCTGACTCGCTACTACTGCGAATTAAATCTACAATTTAATATGTGATGTTACCAGAATGCCATTGAAGTTGAACTCATTGCACATCACCATCGACCATGCCAGCTGTGGTATATAATGCCCTGCACACGCAGTTAAACACCTATCACTAGGGTACGTAAATTATCATATGCTATTAACACGTTCACCACACGGAAACGATGACCCAAGGCCAGTAACATAATAAAGAACACCGAACACTGAGTCATACTGACACATATAAGGGTTGGGCACTCATCAATTCAATGCTGGCCGGCTTGTCATATACCTGCGTAGCTCTCGCCGGTGAGAAAAAGCTGGTGGTTGGTGTACTCTGGGAAGAGCTGGAACCATTTCCTCACGAATGCCAAGTTCTCCTTTGCTGCAGTGCAGTGTGAAGTGAAAACAAGAAgccacatgcatatatatatatatatatatatatatatatatatatatatatatatatatatatatatatatatatatatatatatatatataatacacacacacacacgaaaAGTACTCTAACTGGGCAATGGAAAGGAGTCATAAATGGAGCCTGGAATGCCTCGTAAAAGGAGAATATGGATTGGAAGACTAGATCATTAATAGAGCGTGTGTTGATGAATTCGCAACCACCAATTGTCTCATTATTCTCATGGCCAACCACTTCGTTTTACCACGccgtgtgttttttttttatagaacttCTTGCTACGTTTATTAATGCTTCAGTACTGCAGCAACTACTTGGTGCTAAGTTCTCTGGGagcaagggaaaagaaggaTGAAGGAAATGGAGACCAACCAACTCGCCAGTCATCGTAATTGTAGCCAACTCGCTTTTTATCACAATAGGACCATCCCACTCCAGCAGGAGACTCCAAAAAGAGCAGATTAGCCACTGTTCAtgttcaaaaataaataaataaataacataaaaatgcaaacaataagaaaattagaaagaaataGAGGGTGATAGAATGCCTTTGTTCCATGAAAATGGGTTTCTTCTAAGCCCTTCTCCATTAGGCTTGGGATAAAACGGTCCTAGCTCCGAGAACGCGCCACCACCAACAGAAGAACAGCCAGGCCCTTCACAAAACTTAcgaaattataaaaataaaaaagaacacTATGAGACATAGAGGAGTAGAGAGAGACATGGAGATATACCTCCGTTGAGCCACAAGTTGATGGGAAGAGAGGAGGCATTGGCTTCGGCCTCTACAAAGTAGTAGAAGAAGTTGGTGCCTTTGGCTTCGTCTACTGTTATGTACCCCGAGTACTGTTTGAATTCTACTGGTGGCTGGCCTGGGAGCTCGCTGACTAGGTGTTCCAAAGGAGCGCCTAAGAGAAGAAGAGACTGAGATAATGCTAAGACCATAAGAGAGGGAAGAAAACAGCTTAGTTTGTGAGAGGCCATGACTTGAGAAGCCTGAGAACAAGTGAGAAGGATTGAGGTGAGGGCTATTAAAAtgcagatagatagatagagagagaggggggcggGGGTTATCAACGGCAGCTTTGCAT from the Phoenix dactylifera cultivar Barhee BC4 chromosome 14, palm_55x_up_171113_PBpolish2nd_filt_p, whole genome shotgun sequence genome contains:
- the LOC113463660 gene encoding serine carboxypeptidase-like 42, with translation MASHKLSCFLPSLMVLALSQSLLLLGAPLEHLVSELPGQPPVEFKQYSGYITVDEAKGTNFFYYFVEAEANASSLPINLWLNGGPGCSSVGGGAFSELGPFYPKPNGEGLRRNPFSWNKVANLLFLESPAGVGWSYCDKKRVGYNYDDWRVGWSPFPSSFFSLAPRELTKENLAFVRKWFQLFPEYTNHQLFLTGESYAGHYIPQLAWSMVMCNEFNFNGILIGNPLLNYGIDTSATYSFLWSHGVISDETFHGVSRWCDFRYGYMGGEGAILDEEKREGKKGGCTSFLASARNEMGSYINIYDVTADVCPPPILHQAILLHKLLEEQRRGSLGNPVLFLLCLFGFELIITINFGIASKHHGCKQMGVAGQKDATDVCIDHEITRYLNKPDVQKALHANLTSLPYPWEACSRIVNYNATNQLTDMIPTLARLVKKGLPVWIFSGDQDSVVPLTGTRSQIAKLAQQLKLKPKSPYQPWYAHGQVRSFYASYILNSSVPLDINDKYDVVGGWSETYGNGRLVYATVRDASHMVPYAQPERALVLFTRNAFVLSQSLLKPQASMFLSAQGLWEELTNFRPQQHNEYQFEEQVMQFLMGLDDSYSNIHGQILLMDPLPPVNKVFALVLPKERQREVTAMTQNFEAAAFANKSTYDKPVYNQVFI